CCAAATCCTCAGCAAGTCTGATTGCCGCTTTTACAACTGATCTGATATTGTCCATTTTTCCCCTCAGTGATGTCGTTTTGAACCACTTATATATAATATCTCCCATTATAAATAAAAACTTGTCTCCCAGCGCCAACAATTTAAGTCACTGCATCAAATGAATATAGGTGATTGGTTTGGTGAGGACCTTTATTGCAGTGGACCTTCCGGAGGAGTTGCGTTCAAGGATCGCGCAAATACAGTCCAGATTCGATGATTTCAAGTTTAAGCTAGTGGATCCCTCTCTTGTCCATATTACCATGAAGTTCCTTGGGGAAGTGCCCGAAGAACAGATAGGTGACATTGCAAAAGTTATGGATGGGATCTCATATGCTCCTTTTGAAGTATCCCTTCGTGGAGTGGGAGCGTTTCCCAAGCCAAAGTTCGCAAAAGTTGTCTGGATTGGCTGTGAAGGAAACTTCGATGGACTGCACCGTCTTGTCGAGGAGTCGCTATCGCCGTTTGGTTTCAGGAAAGACGCTCATGACTTTAATGCCCATGCAACTCTGGCAAGGGTAAAGTACCTTCCAAAAAAGAATAAGGAAAAGTTCCTTCAGTTGATCGAGGAGCTGAAGGACATCGAGATCGGAACCATGCAGGCGGATTCTATACGGCTCAAAAGGAGCACGCTTACCCCGGAAGGCCCTCTTTATGATACACTTCACGAGGTCCGGCTGAAGTAAGCTCTCCCAATTATATTCTCTTTCACTGGTTCTCGTATTGTGAGAATCCGCTTGAGCGGATTATCCTCTTATCTGCAGTGATTATAAGGCACTCCACTCCTTCAAGTTTTTCTATCATTTCCATTCCGTCCTCTTCGCCCATGACGAACAGTGCTGTCGCAAAGGCATCAGCATCCAT
This DNA window, taken from Methanolobus chelungpuianus, encodes the following:
- the thpR gene encoding RNA 2',3'-cyclic phosphodiesterase, whose translation is MRTFIAVDLPEELRSRIAQIQSRFDDFKFKLVDPSLVHITMKFLGEVPEEQIGDIAKVMDGISYAPFEVSLRGVGAFPKPKFAKVVWIGCEGNFDGLHRLVEESLSPFGFRKDAHDFNAHATLARVKYLPKKNKEKFLQLIEELKDIEIGTMQADSIRLKRSTLTPEGPLYDTLHEVRLK